The following is a genomic window from Candidatus Neomarinimicrobiota bacterium.
CGACCTGAAAATCAAAATGCTCGAATTGCGGGAAATGATTACAAAAGGTGAAAGTGAAAAGGCGCTGCTGAAAAAAAACAAGGAAATCAATGAGATAAAAACCAAACTCAGCGATCTTCGTTTGAAACACCAATTGAAAGTCCGGGAAATCGTTGGCAAGGAAAACTACAAGCTCATGGGAATCGGGCATCGAGCCAAAGGAGCCGGCATGGGTAATCGCTTCATGGGCGGACCCAAAGGGTTCGGCAGACACGGAAGAGGACACGACTGGGACGATTAAATTCTCACCTACATACCCGGAAAA
Proteins encoded in this region:
- a CDS encoding periplasmic heavy metal sensor, whose translation is MKKITILMITLLTVTTVWAQGMGKMQGMKSGQPGTGMMIQERLNLTDEQVTKLQELRLDHQKEVIPYHSDLKIKMLELREMITKGESEKALLKKNKEINEIKTKLSDLRLKHQLKVREIVGKENYKLMGIGHRAKGAGMGNRFMGGPKGFGRHGRGHDWDD